The Streptomyces sp. HUAS MG91 sequence GTCCTCGGTGCTGCCGGACTTGCCCATGGCCACCGTCACCGGGCCGAGCGGCTGCTGCCCGCCCAGGTCGACGACGACGCTCTCGTCCGCCTTCGGAGGTCGACTGCTCCAGAAGTACGTGGAGTCGTCGCCGTCGGTCATGCGGTCGGGGGTGTTGCCGTTGTAGACGGGGAGATCCGTCGTGGCGGTCGGCTGCGGCGGCAGACCGAGCCGCTGGTTGGAGGCGTCGAGGACCTTCGCGAAGAACGGTTCGAGAACACCCTCCCCGACGACCACCGGGATCTTGTTCCCGTTGAGGTCGGTGTACCGGTACGACTTCGCCTCGGCGATCAGCCCCGGCAACTGCTGGCGGACGGTCCAGGCCGCGGCCGTGCGACCGGCGCGCTGCTCCTCCAGGAGGCGGATCGCCGCGATCCCGGCGACGCCCCACGACCGCGCCGAGTCCAGCCAGGGACCGGCGTCGTCGACGAAGCCCGGCTCGGCGCCCTCCCGGATGGTCGCCGGAGCGTCGCGCAGCGCGACGAACGCCGCTTTCAGCCGGGACGCCGGAACCGAACCCTCCCAGTAGCCCTTCATCAGAGCCGAGAGTTCGGGCGCTTCCACGGAGTTGACCGGCGAGCTGTGGTTGACGTCGGTGAACGTCCGCAGCGCGCGCTCGACCTCGGCGTTCCCGCCCGCGGCCTCCCGCACCGCGCCGCCGTAGGAGGCGTCGGGGTCGTACGCCTCGTCGTTCCAGGTGTAGTCGGCGACGGTGTGCAGGGCGAGCTTCGAGGCGTAGGGCTGGATCATCGGGTTGGCGGTGATGCCGGCCAGCTGCTCGGCGAGCCCCTTCTCCCGGCCGTGGAACGGGCCGAGGAAGAGCCGCCCGGTCGCGTAGTCGTTGACGGGGTAGTTGTCCCAGGTCAGGATCGCGTGCCCGAAGACCTCCTTGGCCCTCTTCGCCTGCTCCACCGTCATCGTCGGCGCCACGACGCCCTCGCCCGTCCACTCGACGAGCACGTCCTTGTCGAGCTGCCCGGCCAGTGCCGTCTTGTACGGGGTCGAGGCGGTGTCGTAGTACTCCGTCGGCACCATCTGCAACGGCAGCGCGCCGTCGTGCGTCGCGATGAACCGCTCGTTGACGCGGTTGAGCAGATACGCCTGGGCCTGTCCGGCCGCGCCGCCGCCGGTGCCCCACTTCGCCTTGTCGGCGTCGCAGTTCCAGTCGGTGTAGCTGATGTCGTCCAGCGGGACCGCGAACTGCCGTACCCCGATGTCCCAGAGCGTCTGGAACTTGTCCGTCAGAGCGGTGAGGTCGGTGTCGGAGCTGTAGCAGACGCTGAGGCCGGGGGAGAGGGCGTAGGTGAACTCGACGTGGTTCGCGCGGGCCCGGTCCACCAGTTCCCTCAACTGGGCGAGCTGGTCCGCCGGGTAGGGGTCGCGCCATTTGGCGCGCAGATAGGGGTCGTCCTTCGGCGAGTACACGTAGATGTTCATCTTGTGCCTGCCGTAGTCGTCGAGCTGGTCCAGGCGCGCCCGGTGCGACCAGGGTGTGCCGTAGAAGCCCTCGATGACGCCGCGCACCGGTGTCGACGGCCAGTCGCGCACGGCCAGGCCCCGCACCTGGGCGCCGGGGGTCTTGCGCTGCGGCAGCACCTGGCGGAGCGACTGCGCCGCGTAGTACGTGCCGGTGGGGTCGGCGCCGGACAGGACGATGCGGCCCGCGCCCTCCCCGGCGGCGCGGCCCAGCGCGAGGACGTAGCCCTCGGCGCCGAGCCCGGACGGTCCTTCGGTGCGCAGGGCGGCGAGCGCGTCAGCCGAGGCCGGGTTCTCGGCCGGGCCGCCGACGTAGACCGTCAGCGAGCCGGACGCGGCGGGGACGTGCCGGGACGAGGTGACGGTCCGGGCACCTGCCGCCTTCAGGACGGCGGTGGTCAGGCGCACGGCGGCCGGGTCGGACGCCTGCCCGGTGACGACCGTGACGGAGGGAGTGACGGTGATCCGGTCGGAGCGCTGCTGCTCGGAGCGGGGAGTGGGGGTGATGGCGGGCGGGCCCGCCTCGGCCCGGGGTCCGGCGACGGCCGGGCCGGAGCCGAGGGTGAGGGGAGCGGCGGACAGGGCGGCCGCGGCCAGAACGGCCATGAGCGGTGTCCTGCGAGATCTGTGCTTCGTGCGGAACATGGGTGAGCCTCCACGGTTGGCACATGCTCTAGCGGACTAGACCACCTTGATGATGCACTGTCAATGTTGCGCGAACGGAGGCTTTTTCGAGCAGTTTCGAGCAAGCGGTGGGGGTGGTGCGGCCATGGGAGGCTGCGGGCACGACGAAGGGGCGGTCCCGACCGGGGCCGCCCCTTCGCCGATCTGTCGCGCGGGTCAGTGTTTGCCGATGTCCTTGGTCTTCTCCTTGGCCTGACGGGCGTCACCCTTCATCTGCTCGGCCCGGCCCTCTGCGGTGAGGCGCTCATTGCCCACGACGCGGCCGGCCTTCTTCTTGGCGGCGCCCACGGCCTGTTCGGTCTTCGCCTTGGCCTTCTCGTTGGCGGTCATGTCCGCTCACGCTCCCTTGGCATCGACGTCATGTGCTGCCCTCCGACTGGCCCCAGGGCCGGGAGCTAAACCTCGGGAACCGAACCGCCGACTTGCCCGATGCGTCCCGCCCCGATGGGGCGGCACGGTAAACTCGACGACCGCCCAGGTCACTCTCCCGCAGAGAGGGTGCAGGAATGCCCCGACATCTTCCTCCCCGCCGTCCCGAACAGGTGGCTCACACCGCGAGCCGCGCGGCCGAGCTGCTCGAGGTGCTCTGGGGCCGGGGACAGGAGACCGCGCCGCCGGGGCCGCTCCCGCCGTCGCAGTTGCGGGCCCTGAAGGTGGTGGAGGAGCAGCGGAGCGTCAATCAGCGCATGCTGGGGGAAGCGCTGGGGACCGGTCCGTCCTCCGTGAGCCGTCTGTGTGACCGGCTGGAGGCCGCCGGTCTGCTGGAGCGGATTCCCAGCGCGACGAGCCGGCGCGAGGTCGAGCTGACCCTGAGCCCACAGGGCGCGAGGGTGCTGGAGGAACTGCGCCTGGCGCGCATGCGTGAGTTCGAGGCGGTGCTGCGGGCCATGGCGCCTGCCGATCTCGGCGCCCTGTCCGAGGGGCTGGAGAAGCTGCGGCAGGCGGCGGCCGAGCGCATCGGCCTGGCCCGGGCGGAGGACGGGAACTCCTCGGCGATCGCCTGAACGATCGAGCACTTGAACGGCGTTCGACCTTCCTGCCCCCATCGCGCCCGGGGAGACGTGTGCCGCTGTCCCGGGCGGATCCGTGCCCCCGGCGCATCGGTCCTCGGCGCGTGCGCCTTCTTCCGGCGCCGGAGGTCAACACCCGCTGAACGCTTCGGTCGTGAGAGATACACTCAACCGTTGCATCCCGACAATATTTGCCGGGATGCAATGATTCTGTTCGGCCGTTCGGCCTGATCCCCCGACCATCGCTGAGCTGTGCTCGCACCACCGACGAAGGCTGCCGTGACTAACTTCCTGGCCGTGGAACGCGCGCTGCGCACCGCCGCGCCGTACGACCTCCTTCCGGCGGCGCGGGCCGCGCTGGCCGAGCACTACGGGGCGGTGCAGGTCGAACTGCTGCTCGCCGACTACAGCACCAAGG is a genomic window containing:
- a CDS encoding beta-N-acetylglucosaminidase domain-containing protein — encoded protein: MAVLAAAALSAAPLTLGSGPAVAGPRAEAGPPAITPTPRSEQQRSDRITVTPSVTVVTGQASDPAAVRLTTAVLKAAGARTVTSSRHVPAASGSLTVYVGGPAENPASADALAALRTEGPSGLGAEGYVLALGRAAGEGAGRIVLSGADPTGTYYAAQSLRQVLPQRKTPGAQVRGLAVRDWPSTPVRGVIEGFYGTPWSHRARLDQLDDYGRHKMNIYVYSPKDDPYLRAKWRDPYPADQLAQLRELVDRARANHVEFTYALSPGLSVCYSSDTDLTALTDKFQTLWDIGVRQFAVPLDDISYTDWNCDADKAKWGTGGGAAGQAQAYLLNRVNERFIATHDGALPLQMVPTEYYDTASTPYKTALAGQLDKDVLVEWTGEGVVAPTMTVEQAKRAKEVFGHAILTWDNYPVNDYATGRLFLGPFHGREKGLAEQLAGITANPMIQPYASKLALHTVADYTWNDEAYDPDASYGGAVREAAGGNAEVERALRTFTDVNHSSPVNSVEAPELSALMKGYWEGSVPASRLKAAFVALRDAPATIREGAEPGFVDDAGPWLDSARSWGVAGIAAIRLLEEQRAGRTAAAWTVRQQLPGLIAEAKSYRYTDLNGNKIPVVVGEGVLEPFFAKVLDASNQRLGLPPQPTATTDLPVYNGNTPDRMTDGDDSTYFWSSRPPKADESVVVDLGGQQPLGPVTVAMGKSGSTEDYLHRGVLEYSSDGTTWHALGAEFDGKATWTADAPSGTTARYVRARATAGQENWLVVREFTVARPDRPTVSGGPAPASGSSLAAAADGVPETAYRAASAPAPGDALTVTSAAPRAVASVTVLRPDDATASKARVQLRVDGAWRTLGRLDGAVTTRPAPAGTNADAVRLVWDDGSAPPVVSEVIVK
- a CDS encoding CsbD family protein, producing the protein MTANEKAKAKTEQAVGAAKKKAGRVVGNERLTAEGRAEQMKGDARQAKEKTKDIGKH
- a CDS encoding MarR family transcriptional regulator is translated as MPRHLPPRRPEQVAHTASRAAELLEVLWGRGQETAPPGPLPPSQLRALKVVEEQRSVNQRMLGEALGTGPSSVSRLCDRLEAAGLLERIPSATSRREVELTLSPQGARVLEELRLARMREFEAVLRAMAPADLGALSEGLEKLRQAAAERIGLARAEDGNSSAIA